A stretch of the uncultured Desulfobacter sp. genome encodes the following:
- a CDS encoding ATP-binding protein has product MKTYTKILLPTLPLICFFLAATIAITYHFSRIALLDLGDAWLSSRLNMALEITREQEQILHDYGLESIPESIAKAKQDTTARISNITIGNQGFLFIIDHSGTVIYHPNKYLNDTDLAREKWFSSLTDKGGRKIIDFSGQRLLVRFGSFAPWQWYVLAADPTDELYGTINRMQPYLYGLFLGIAVIISLALMFFTARLTRPLKELLLGTQAFGKGHLDTRINIQSDDEFGLLAKEFNRMAFRLQDSLYALKQNEEHFRALIENANDMIWILDRDGMFRYVSPSTYRILGYQPKALIDRCVQDFLHPQEKEEFAERFSLRVASLIQAHPTDIRFRHEADYWCILECISKNLMDHPTIKGMVFNLRDITKRKQAEQALQRYHQELENRVAERTQDLQAANKALNNEIQIRRQKEKELERASRVKSEFLANVSHEIRTPLNAILGFSELLKTMITEDQQLGYLSAINTAGKNLSDLINDILNLAKMEAGKLEINRKPIILRSLFNEIYRMFKIKLKTKNLDFFIELPENDTIALSLDEMRLRQVLINLVGNALKFTEFGTISLKAQIRTNPKNGGISSDLIIQVTDTGIGICETQQDKIFEAFEQASAGTSRKFGGTGLGLAICKQLVELMGGTLSVSSKPDQGSTFTIFLPGVKQYHTHSSPPSDASKSAWASMAFAKDRVLIVDDQRDIRFMLREVLEKINLEVIEAADGFQAIEYAKAQKLDLIFIDLKMPEIDGVETAARLKADPEVAHIPICLMTAGMTLWSQEELESRGFACAIVKPIAIDSLMAVLTRFISPAPDAEQDSARFSWLDSLDNERLSDDFLDTLHKDIIPYIPQAQEAMKISDIQRFAVRITEIGKVFKVEAFKTFGKELSQLSKTFDIEKIQACLEYFTQTINRLGGV; this is encoded by the coding sequence ATGAAAACCTACACCAAAATTTTGCTTCCGACTCTCCCTCTGATTTGTTTTTTTTTGGCGGCAACCATTGCGATCACTTATCATTTTTCGCGGATTGCCCTCCTTGATCTTGGGGATGCCTGGCTTTCTTCCCGACTGAATATGGCCTTGGAAATTACCCGGGAGCAAGAACAAATTCTTCATGATTACGGCCTGGAAAGCATTCCTGAAAGCATTGCCAAGGCAAAACAGGACACAACAGCCCGGATCAGTAACATTACCATTGGAAATCAAGGCTTTCTTTTTATAATAGATCACAGTGGGACCGTGATTTATCATCCCAATAAATACCTTAATGATACGGATCTGGCCCGGGAAAAATGGTTCTCTTCTTTAACGGATAAAGGAGGCAGAAAAATTATCGATTTTTCAGGCCAGCGTCTCCTTGTGCGATTTGGGTCTTTTGCGCCTTGGCAATGGTATGTTCTGGCGGCGGACCCCACGGACGAACTGTACGGTACCATCAACCGGATGCAGCCTTATCTGTATGGACTGTTTCTTGGGATTGCCGTTATTATTTCTCTGGCTTTGATGTTTTTTACTGCGCGCCTGACCCGCCCCCTCAAAGAGCTTCTTTTGGGGACCCAGGCTTTTGGCAAAGGGCATCTTGATACCAGAATCAATATTCAGTCCGACGATGAATTCGGTCTTCTGGCAAAAGAGTTTAACCGGATGGCATTCAGACTCCAGGATAGTCTATACGCATTAAAACAGAATGAAGAGCATTTCAGGGCGTTGATTGAAAATGCCAACGATATGATCTGGATTCTTGACCGGGACGGCATGTTCCGTTATGTCAGCCCGTCTACATACCGGATTCTTGGATATCAGCCTAAGGCACTTATCGATCGTTGTGTCCAGGATTTTTTACATCCCCAGGAAAAAGAGGAATTCGCCGAAAGATTTTCACTCAGGGTGGCCTCTTTGATTCAGGCGCATCCAACAGACATACGGTTCCGGCACGAGGCCGATTACTGGTGTATTCTTGAATGCATTTCCAAAAATCTCATGGATCATCCTACCATTAAAGGGATGGTTTTTAATTTAAGGGATATCACCAAACGCAAACAGGCGGAACAGGCCTTGCAACGGTATCACCAGGAGCTGGAAAACCGGGTAGCGGAACGCACCCAAGATCTTCAGGCCGCCAACAAAGCCTTGAATAACGAAATCCAGATCCGCAGGCAAAAAGAAAAGGAGCTGGAAAGGGCAAGTCGGGTGAAGAGTGAATTTTTGGCCAATGTGAGTCATGAAATCCGAACACCTTTGAATGCAATTCTTGGTTTCAGCGAACTTTTGAAAACAATGATCACTGAAGATCAGCAGTTAGGATACCTTTCAGCCATCAATACAGCCGGAAAAAACCTTTCGGACTTGATCAACGATATTCTTAACCTGGCCAAAATGGAGGCCGGCAAACTGGAAATTAACCGGAAGCCAATTATCTTAAGGTCTCTGTTTAATGAAATTTACCGGATGTTCAAAATAAAATTGAAAACTAAAAATTTGGATTTTTTTATTGAACTGCCGGAAAATGATACTATCGCCTTATCCCTGGATGAAATGCGTTTGCGCCAAGTCCTTATCAATTTAGTTGGAAATGCTTTAAAATTCACTGAATTCGGCACGATTTCCCTTAAGGCACAAATCCGCACAAATCCCAAAAATGGGGGAATCTCTTCGGATCTTATTATCCAGGTGACAGACACGGGCATTGGGATTTGCGAAACCCAGCAGGATAAAATATTTGAGGCGTTTGAACAGGCATCGGCTGGAACCAGCCGGAAATTCGGTGGTACCGGACTGGGACTGGCCATCTGCAAACAGCTTGTAGAGCTTATGGGCGGAACACTTTCCGTATCCAGCAAGCCGGATCAAGGCAGTACATTTACCATTTTTTTGCCCGGTGTTAAACAATATCACACACACAGTTCCCCACCCTCCGATGCAAGCAAATCAGCCTGGGCCAGTATGGCGTTTGCCAAAGATCGTGTTCTTATTGTGGATGACCAGCGGGATATCCGGTTTATGCTCAGAGAAGTGCTGGAGAAAATCAATCTGGAAGTCATTGAAGCCGCAGACGGTTTTCAGGCTATTGAATATGCCAAAGCCCAGAAACTTGACTTGATATTTATTGATTTGAAAATGCCTGAAATCGACGGCGTAGAAACCGCCGCACGGTTGAAAGCAGACCCCGAGGTTGCTCATATTCCCATATGCCTTATGACTGCGGGTATGACACTCTGGTCCCAAGAGGAACTTGAATCCCGGGGATTTGCCTGTGCCATTGTTAAGCCCATTGCCATAGACAGCCTCATGGCCGTCTTGACACGGTTTATCAGCCCTGCACCCGATGCAGAGCAAGATTCTGCCCGGTTTAGTTGGCTGGACTCTCTGGATAATGAGAGGCTATCCGACGATTTTTTGGACACATTGCACAAGGATATTATTCCCTATATCCCACAGGCCCAGGAGGCAATGAAAATATCCGATATCCAGCGGTTTGCTGTAAGGATTACCGAAATCGGAAAAGTTTTTAAAGTCGAGGCGTTTAAAACATTTGGAAAAGAACTGTCCCAGTTATCTAAAACATTTGATATTGAAAAGATTCAGGCTTGTCTTGAATATTTTACCCAGACCATCAACCGGCTGGGCGGTGTTTGA
- a CDS encoding DUF2868 domain-containing protein: MILSLKNIIDLDFLLGLDEDPEKADTKTIASRDRKIFRQIKDGDRLDDAGLIAGWIEHRRLLFSQETGNGGPGAKLPGELFESFYLWIAKWVFACGLVAGGLGAYSFLAYHGNRPVNVTLFIAVFILFPALLCLAAALVGVHQYRSGPTGSSWVGALHQMSMRLFIDKFVGRLHKWAAPVQKHFPQLSKETSDLLHLDTRPFRSILFWAVFIVLSLGALGFSTGVLGGTFFRIMVTDLAFGWQSTLLTSGESVHRLVAWMALPWSWALPDIFVPSLEQIEGSRIILKEGIAGLSSEHLAAWWPFLCMGLLVYTLIPRIVLVSLAHTAKTLTLARFDLSKPGYQRLLMRMRTPRMGMNIKETGGSRAEFRAPLPRPEPTPLKAKEEKPAVVPQPDVILNTTDHAPEPKPKPNPKPKPAPAPETKPKIEAKPKLESKPEPPPRPPVVSVEPSKEKNTQGALVLGSARGFEENDMEQIRTGLEYQFGIHIAATLGIHFDFDEDQEQITAKIKDLGQGPLIVLQEVWQPPIRGLLYYFVQIREAFSDFPLWIVMIQTMEQKEKDVTPSDVNFQVWKSALNQLNDPLIVIERWVSP, translated from the coding sequence ATGATTTTGTCTCTTAAAAATATTATTGACCTCGATTTTCTCCTGGGTCTGGATGAGGATCCGGAAAAAGCCGATACCAAAACCATTGCATCCAGGGACAGGAAGATTTTCCGGCAGATTAAAGATGGGGATCGTCTGGATGATGCCGGACTGATTGCCGGATGGATAGAACACCGCCGCCTGTTGTTTTCCCAAGAGACCGGAAACGGCGGCCCCGGCGCAAAGCTTCCTGGTGAATTATTTGAATCTTTTTATCTCTGGATTGCCAAGTGGGTGTTTGCCTGTGGGCTGGTAGCCGGGGGGCTGGGCGCATATTCGTTTCTGGCTTACCATGGCAATCGGCCGGTGAATGTGACCCTGTTTATCGCTGTATTTATCCTGTTTCCGGCCTTGCTTTGTCTGGCTGCGGCACTGGTAGGGGTCCATCAGTATCGCTCAGGCCCGACCGGGTCAAGTTGGGTCGGTGCGCTGCACCAAATGTCCATGCGTCTTTTCATTGATAAATTCGTGGGACGGCTGCATAAATGGGCCGCGCCGGTTCAAAAGCATTTTCCTCAATTGTCAAAAGAGACCAGTGATCTGCTGCATCTGGATACCCGTCCGTTTCGGAGTATTTTGTTCTGGGCGGTGTTCATTGTGCTCTCCCTGGGCGCGCTGGGATTTTCAACCGGGGTGCTTGGCGGTACGTTTTTCAGAATTATGGTTACGGATCTGGCCTTTGGCTGGCAGTCCACGCTGCTGACTTCCGGGGAGAGTGTGCACCGCCTGGTGGCCTGGATGGCATTGCCCTGGTCCTGGGCCTTACCTGATATTTTTGTACCGAGCCTTGAACAAATAGAAGGCAGCCGAATTATACTCAAGGAAGGCATTGCCGGGCTATCCAGCGAACATCTGGCTGCCTGGTGGCCGTTTTTGTGTATGGGGCTGCTGGTGTATACCCTTATTCCCCGAATTGTTCTGGTGAGCCTTGCCCATACTGCCAAAACGCTGACCCTTGCACGATTTGACCTGTCCAAACCCGGGTATCAGCGGCTGCTCATGCGGATGCGAACCCCCCGCATGGGTATGAACATCAAAGAGACCGGGGGCTCCCGGGCGGAATTCAGAGCGCCTTTACCCAGACCGGAACCTACCCCTTTGAAAGCAAAAGAAGAAAAACCTGCTGTTGTACCTCAACCCGATGTGATTTTAAACACGACGGATCATGCGCCGGAACCCAAGCCCAAGCCCAACCCGAAACCGAAACCGGCACCGGCACCAGAGACCAAACCGAAAATAGAGGCCAAACCTAAACTAGAATCTAAACCTGAACCCCCCCCCCGGCCGCCGGTTGTATCGGTTGAACCCAGTAAGGAAAAGAATACGCAAGGTGCGCTTGTACTTGGATCGGCCAGGGGTTTTGAGGAAAATGATATGGAACAGATCCGAACCGGCCTGGAGTATCAGTTTGGTATCCATATTGCTGCAACCCTTGGTATCCATTTTGATTTTGATGAAGACCAGGAGCAGATAACGGCCAAGATCAAGGATTTGGGCCAGGGCCCTCTGATTGTTCTCCAGGAGGTCTGGCAGCCGCCCATCCGTGGTCTGCTTTATTATTTTGTTCAAATCCGTGAGGCTTTTTCTGATTTCCCCCTATGGATTGTCATGATCCAGACAATGGAACAGAAAGAAAAAGATGTGACGCCTTCTGATGTGAATTTTCAAGTGTGGAAAAGTGCTTTAAACCAGCTCAACGATCCTTTGATAGTTATTGAAAGGTGGGTGTCACCATGA
- a CDS encoding HD domain-containing phosphohydrolase gives MLENAMQKMFKTTSRRIAVPALLTIALYVIAMFIIFLPHIEKSFVSRKKEMIRELAETVWSLVDNYHERELSGELSRSDAQNRALLRIGTLRYGPEKKDYFWISDITPRMIMHPYRSNIVNKDIEEIQDSGLKRLYLRWNEVVEKKGAGYVDYQWQWKDDPNKMSDKLSYIKGFQPWGWIVGTGMYLDDIYAEIDAIRNKFIAISTVILCIVLILSIYSIRQTMKADNELMLTLIERNELNESLKESKERFRSLLENTSDWIWESDKKGRYTYSSPRVEELLGFSSKETMHKTIMDFVPSNLKNLYQETFKNLLGAKKSFKGFETTCQQKNGQHVVVENNAVPVFSENGGLLGYRGVTRDITDRKMAMEALKKSRDVLHANLEETVKSLASAEEKRDPYTAGHQTRVDRLACAIARELGLSDQQTEGLHFAALLHDIGKIALPSEFLSKPTSLSHQEHEIIKCHAQVGYDILKNIHFPWPVAEIVYQHHEYLDGSGYPRNLTDKEILLEAKILTVADVVEAISSHRPYRPSLGMDSALEEIQDGRGIRYYAPCVDACLKLIKDEKIDFS, from the coding sequence ATGCTGGAAAATGCGATGCAGAAGATGTTTAAGACTACCTCTCGGAGAATTGCCGTGCCGGCACTTTTGACAATCGCTCTTTATGTCATTGCCATGTTTATTATTTTTCTTCCTCATATTGAAAAAAGCTTTGTCAGCAGAAAGAAAGAAATGATCCGTGAATTGGCCGAAACAGTCTGGAGCCTGGTTGATAATTACCACGAACGGGAGCTGTCTGGCGAGCTGAGCCGGTCCGATGCTCAAAACAGGGCACTGCTCCGGATCGGTACACTCCGGTACGGTCCTGAAAAAAAGGATTATTTCTGGATCTCTGACATTACGCCACGGATGATTATGCATCCGTATCGCTCGAATATTGTGAACAAGGACATTGAGGAGATTCAGGATTCAGGTCTCAAAAGACTTTACTTAAGGTGGAATGAGGTGGTTGAGAAGAAAGGTGCCGGGTATGTTGATTATCAATGGCAATGGAAAGACGACCCCAACAAAATGTCTGATAAATTGTCCTATATCAAAGGCTTTCAACCATGGGGCTGGATTGTGGGGACTGGTATGTATCTTGATGATATTTACGCGGAAATCGACGCCATACGCAATAAGTTTATCGCCATTTCCACCGTTATCCTGTGTATTGTCCTGATTCTGTCCATATATTCCATTCGTCAAACCATGAAAGCTGACAACGAGCTGATGCTCACCTTAATTGAACGCAACGAACTGAATGAATCGCTGAAAGAGAGTAAAGAGCGATTCCGGAGCCTTCTGGAAAATACCAGCGATTGGATATGGGAAAGCGATAAAAAGGGACGGTATACCTATTCAAGCCCCAGAGTGGAAGAATTACTGGGTTTTTCATCAAAAGAAACAATGCACAAAACCATTATGGATTTCGTTCCCAGCAATTTAAAGAACCTGTATCAGGAAACCTTCAAAAATCTGCTTGGCGCCAAAAAGTCATTCAAAGGGTTTGAGACTACATGCCAGCAAAAAAACGGCCAGCATGTGGTTGTCGAAAATAATGCGGTGCCGGTTTTTTCAGAAAACGGCGGTCTTTTGGGATACAGAGGAGTAACGCGGGACATCACAGACCGGAAAATGGCCATGGAAGCGCTTAAAAAAAGTCGAGACGTTCTGCATGCAAATCTTGAGGAGACCGTGAAGTCATTGGCCTCCGCCGAGGAGAAACGTGATCCTTACACTGCTGGCCATCAGACACGGGTTGATCGATTGGCCTGTGCCATTGCACGAGAACTCGGACTTTCAGATCAGCAGACTGAAGGACTGCACTTTGCCGCACTTCTGCATGATATCGGAAAAATTGCCCTGCCGTCCGAATTCCTGTCCAAACCGACTTCTTTGTCCCACCAGGAGCATGAAATAATTAAATGCCATGCCCAGGTTGGGTACGATATTTTGAAAAACATTCATTTCCCATGGCCTGTTGCGGAAATCGTATACCAGCACCACGAATACCTTGACGGTTCGGGTTATCCCAGGAATTTGACTGATAAGGAAATTCTTCTTGAAGCGAAAATACTGACAGTTGCTGATGTGGTTGAAGCCATATCGTCCCACCGCCCCTACAGGCCGTCTCTCGGCATGGACTCCGCCTTGGAGGAAATACAGGATGGTCGCGGAATTCGATATTATGCCCCCTGTGTGGACGCCTGCCTAAAGCTCATAAAAGATGAAAAGATTGATTTCTCGTGA
- a CDS encoding IS5 family transposase → MKPTKPPIEDNQGDLFLPQLENIISLGHSLVKLSRAVDWDALDKKFGVTFCEDNGRPGISTRLMTALHYLKFTYNLSDEAVVKGWVENPYWQYFSGMKYFEHELPCDPSSMTRWRKRIGEVGAEELLKKTIEAGLVLKAVKKSQLHNINVDTTVQEKDVRFPTDARLYDRARDRLVKAAKDREINLRQNYNRLSKQTLLKQSRYAHAKQMKRAKKATKKLKTYLGRVIRDIQRKYPTPDKEMDELLNVATRIWSQKRKDKNKVYSVHEPHVECISKGKAHKRYEFGCKVSVATTSRGCWFVGAMAVHGNPYDGHTLSETLAQVERITQKPQRSFVDRGYRGHGYTGDIEVHVDKVRRGRTSKSLWRWMKRRAAIEPSIGHLKQEHRMDRNRLKGKDGDKINAILSAAGMNISKLLRWLVDYFLLLLGLRPTAHA, encoded by the coding sequence ATGAAACCGACAAAACCACCTATAGAGGATAACCAAGGAGATCTTTTCCTGCCCCAACTCGAAAATATCATCTCCCTTGGCCACAGCCTGGTAAAATTATCCCGAGCAGTAGATTGGGACGCATTAGATAAAAAATTCGGTGTAACTTTTTGTGAAGATAACGGAAGGCCTGGGATTTCCACCAGACTGATGACGGCTTTGCATTACTTGAAGTTCACCTACAATCTAAGCGATGAAGCGGTAGTGAAAGGCTGGGTAGAAAATCCGTATTGGCAGTACTTCAGTGGAATGAAATACTTTGAGCATGAGCTGCCTTGTGACCCATCCAGCATGACGCGCTGGCGGAAGAGGATAGGCGAAGTCGGCGCAGAGGAGCTTTTGAAAAAGACTATTGAGGCTGGGTTGGTGCTAAAGGCTGTCAAAAAATCCCAGCTTCACAACATCAATGTGGATACGACGGTTCAAGAGAAAGATGTTCGGTTCCCGACGGATGCACGGCTTTATGATCGGGCCAGAGACCGGTTGGTAAAAGCAGCTAAAGATCGAGAAATCAATCTACGTCAGAATTACAATCGGTTATCCAAGCAAACGTTACTCAAGCAAAGCCGTTATGCGCATGCGAAACAAATGAAAAGAGCAAAGAAAGCAACCAAAAAACTCAAGACCTACTTGGGGCGTGTGATAAGGGACATTCAAAGGAAGTATCCTACCCCGGATAAAGAGATGGATGAACTCTTAAATGTGGCGACCCGTATTTGGAGCCAAAAAAGGAAGGACAAGAACAAAGTTTATAGCGTCCATGAGCCTCATGTTGAATGTATCAGTAAAGGTAAGGCACATAAACGCTACGAGTTTGGTTGCAAAGTCAGTGTTGCAACAACAAGTCGTGGTTGTTGGTTTGTTGGGGCAATGGCCGTTCATGGCAATCCATATGACGGGCATACGCTATCCGAAACCCTGGCCCAGGTAGAACGAATTACACAGAAGCCCCAAAGATCTTTTGTCGATAGAGGGTACCGAGGTCATGGCTATACCGGAGACATTGAGGTTCATGTTGATAAAGTCCGAAGAGGTCGCACTTCAAAAAGTTTATGGCGTTGGATGAAAAGACGAGCAGCAATTGAGCCGAGTATCGGACATTTAAAACAGGAGCATCGGATGGATCGCAACCGGTTAAAAGGTAAAGACGGGGATAAGATCAATGCGATCCTGAGCGCCGCAGGTATGAATATCAGCAAGCTGCTACGGTGGCTGGTTGATTATTTTTTACTTTTGTTGGGATTAAGGCCGACCGCCCATGCGTAG
- a CDS encoding DUF3482 domain-containing protein, with amino-acid sequence MMVLPEFAVLGHPNEGKSSVVSTLTEDDRIQVSPVPGETRVSKSYSVTMDEKEIIRFVDTPGFQVPRQTLSWFKKNSGPDMVDRFIAEHEKDPFFADECELLTPVAKGAGIIYVVDGSRPIREDDLAEMEILRLTGRPRMAVINAKSDTRDNTAAWKEEFRKFFNVVRVFNSNQADFYERIRLLESLKAIDQDIEPLMEGVIQAFNMEWEKRNRMACAYIVHGMEQALSFSLARRLKSDMDPVTLKEDLVREYQEKIRNIEQKMFGHIRSLFRHHLYDYPLPACSILRHDLFSEQTWEMLGLTRAQAATAGAVLGGTLGAVLDTAAAGLTFGIFTAIGSAVGAGSAFVGIRRLAGIASGLSGDRVQVGPNENIQFLYILLDRALLYYTHMSRRAHGRRDVPENESQLVSKGEKAGISTLLTTKQHRICMEFFKACRKKNATSGKKHSPSFEVLVASLLEDILERRINP; translated from the coding sequence ATGATGGTATTACCTGAATTTGCAGTTCTGGGACACCCCAACGAGGGCAAGTCCTCGGTGGTGTCCACCCTGACCGAGGACGACCGTATCCAAGTCAGCCCGGTGCCGGGTGAAACAAGGGTTTCCAAATCCTATTCCGTGACCATGGATGAAAAAGAGATTATTCGTTTTGTGGATACCCCGGGGTTCCAGGTACCCCGGCAGACGCTATCCTGGTTCAAAAAAAATTCGGGGCCGGACATGGTGGATCGGTTTATTGCCGAACATGAAAAAGACCCGTTTTTTGCAGACGAATGCGAACTGTTGACTCCCGTGGCCAAAGGGGCCGGCATTATTTACGTGGTGGACGGTTCCCGGCCTATAAGGGAAGATGATCTGGCTGAAATGGAGATCCTGAGACTCACGGGCCGGCCCAGAATGGCTGTTATCAACGCGAAATCCGATACCCGGGATAATACTGCAGCGTGGAAGGAAGAGTTTCGAAAATTTTTTAACGTGGTCCGGGTTTTTAATTCCAACCAGGCCGATTTTTATGAGCGCATACGCCTTCTGGAAAGCCTTAAAGCCATTGATCAAGATATTGAACCGCTGATGGAAGGTGTAATTCAGGCCTTTAATATGGAGTGGGAAAAACGCAACCGCATGGCCTGTGCCTATATTGTCCACGGCATGGAACAGGCGTTGAGCTTTTCTTTGGCGCGCAGACTGAAATCCGACATGGATCCCGTGACGCTCAAAGAAGATCTTGTCCGGGAATACCAGGAAAAAATCCGAAATATCGAACAAAAAATGTTTGGCCACATCCGTTCACTGTTCCGCCATCACCTCTATGATTATCCATTGCCGGCCTGTTCCATCCTCAGGCATGACCTGTTTTCAGAACAAACCTGGGAGATGCTGGGTTTGACCCGGGCCCAGGCCGCCACCGCCGGTGCTGTGCTGGGGGGAACCCTTGGCGCTGTATTGGATACGGCTGCAGCCGGACTGACCTTTGGGATTTTTACAGCCATCGGCTCTGCCGTGGGTGCCGGCTCCGCCTTTGTGGGTATCCGGCGTCTGGCCGGCATAGCCTCGGGCCTGAGCGGCGACCGGGTCCAGGTGGGTCCCAATGAAAATATTCAATTTTTATATATTCTTCTGGACCGGGCACTGCTCTACTATACCCACATGAGTCGGCGGGCCCATGGTCGGCGGGATGTCCCTGAAAACGAATCCCAGCTTGTCTCCAAGGGGGAAAAGGCTGGTATATCAACGCTGTTGACAACAAAACAGCACCGGATCTGCATGGAGTTCTTTAAAGCCTGCCGAAAAAAAAATGCAACATCCGGCAAAAAACATTCGCCGTCTTTTGAAGTGCTGGTGGCTTCTTTGTTGGAAGATATCCTTGAAAGGCGGATAAATCCCTGA